From Caldicellulosiruptor hydrothermalis 108, a single genomic window includes:
- a CDS encoding 4Fe-4S dicluster domain-containing protein, with product MKRIYIEPTACTGCMNCILACIAHHKGVQSVLEIDFSDNDLEFANNVVLNTEGKIVPIFCRHCDQPECVTACMSGALTKDETTGYVICNQSWCAGCFMCVMSCPYGMIKPNKSGDVAIKCDMCLDREIPACVQSCPVQAISLIDVD from the coding sequence ATGAAAAGGATATATATAGAACCAACAGCATGTACAGGATGTATGAATTGCATCCTGGCGTGTATAGCTCACCATAAAGGTGTGCAATCAGTACTTGAGATAGACTTCTCAGACAATGATTTAGAATTTGCAAATAATGTAGTCTTGAACACCGAAGGGAAGATTGTCCCTATTTTCTGTCGACATTGTGACCAACCAGAATGCGTTACAGCTTGTATGTCTGGCGCGCTGACAAAAGACGAGACAACAGGATACGTAATTTGCAACCAGAGCTGGTGTGCAGGATGTTTTATGTGCGTTATGTCATGCCCTTATGGTATGATAAAACCTAACAAAAGTGGTGATGTTGCTATAAAATGTGATATGTGCCTGGACAGAGAAATACCTGCGTGTGTCCAAAGCTGCCCTGTCCAGGCTATTTCCCTTATTGATGTTGATTAA
- a CDS encoding NAD(P)/FAD-dependent oxidoreductase — protein MKYLIIGASAAGLSCARTLRRLDSNGEIVVISKDDMVYSRCMLHYFISDDRPLDKMRFVEEDFFDKNKVKWIRNTAVIEIRPFNKSVVTSDGAEHTYDKLLIATGATPVIPPIEGLAEGIEKRKDIFTLRDIGDAIKIKEAAKTSRQAVVIGGGLIGLDVAVSLNKQGVKVTVIEMKDHILPQQLDKTAAQRYERIFKDNGIDIITGQAVSNVIYGLSGKVKGVTLSDGSFVFADMIVVAVGVKPSFPRIDKCDLEIENGIIVDQYQRTSIQDIYAAGDACQSYELLTQRHILTPIWPSAVKQGQTAAYNMAGIGKPLIDNFGFKNSMKFFGLSTISYGYVEPPDNSYNVAICSGPNYYYKVVYKENVLYGAIIQGDISGAGVVGKLIQNKCNLSNKLVRNDWNNVFRLTYGDFFKQNQDGTFEFAC, from the coding sequence ATGAAATATTTGATTATAGGTGCCAGTGCCGCAGGGCTAAGTTGCGCAAGGACACTCAGACGGCTTGATAGCAATGGAGAAATTGTTGTAATTTCAAAAGACGATATGGTATATTCACGGTGTATGCTTCATTATTTCATAAGTGACGACAGACCTTTGGACAAGATGAGATTCGTGGAAGAGGATTTTTTCGATAAAAACAAAGTAAAATGGATAAGAAATACTGCTGTGATAGAAATTAGACCTTTCAACAAAAGCGTTGTCACTTCTGATGGCGCTGAACATACCTATGATAAACTACTTATAGCTACAGGGGCTACCCCTGTAATTCCTCCTATAGAAGGCTTAGCAGAGGGTATAGAAAAGAGAAAAGATATATTTACCTTACGGGATATAGGTGATGCTATAAAGATTAAAGAAGCGGCTAAAACAAGTAGACAGGCAGTGGTCATTGGCGGTGGGCTAATAGGGCTGGATGTTGCAGTGAGCCTTAACAAGCAGGGAGTCAAGGTAACCGTAATAGAGATGAAAGACCATATCCTACCTCAGCAATTAGACAAGACAGCAGCGCAAAGGTACGAGAGGATTTTTAAAGACAATGGAATAGATATCATTACTGGACAAGCTGTTTCAAATGTAATTTACGGGTTATCAGGGAAGGTTAAAGGCGTGACTTTATCAGATGGAAGTTTTGTTTTTGCCGATATGATTGTAGTGGCAGTCGGGGTAAAACCTTCTTTTCCAAGAATAGATAAATGTGATCTTGAAATTGAAAATGGAATTATTGTAGATCAATACCAGAGGACTTCTATACAAGACATTTATGCTGCTGGTGATGCATGCCAATCGTATGAACTCTTGACACAAAGGCATATATTAACACCTATATGGCCTTCGGCTGTAAAACAGGGGCAAACAGCAGCATATAATATGGCAGGAATTGGTAAGCCTTTAATAGACAATTTTGGTTTTAAAAATTCAATGAAGTTTTTTGGCTTGAGTACAATAAGTTATGGATATGTAGAGCCACCTGATAACAGTTATAATGTAGCAATTTGCAGTGGACCGAACTATTATTACAAGGTGGTCTATAAAGAAAATGTCTTGTACGGTGCTATAATACAAGGAGATATATCAGGGGCAGGTGTGGTTGGTAAGCTTATACAAAATAAGTGTAACCTTTCTAATAAGTTAGTGAGAAATGACTGGAATAATGTCTTTAGGTTAACATATGGAGATTTTTTCAAACAAAATCAAGATGGAACGTTTGAATTTGCTTGTTGA